ATTAGGTATTCTTCGTTGTATTTAGATTTTAGAATAATTGATGCATGCACGATATTAGGTTAGCGTTTAGTCTGCAAGCTGTTGAAGTTGTTTTTGGGTAAAAGAACTGTTAGAACGGAAGAAAGACAGTTCCTTTATCTTGTTCTATTTTCGAGAAACTTGGCAAATGAAAATTTTGGCGGCCATGTGATATTTCGGTAGTTCTAACAACTGGAAAGGCACATAGCTTTTCTTCGCGGTAATGATTTAAGTTGCCATAAGTTGAACATCtgattttaaaagttaaattgatGAATTTTATGTTTATAAACGGTAATAGAGGTGGAATAGTTGTAATACTAGAAATAGTTTTTCCAGGGAACTGTTTAACCAGAGGTGTCAAGCTCAATTGAGAACAGGAACTTTTGTGTTGACTTCCCATGAGGGAATAATGCTACCACGGATCCTGCTTGGCTTGCTGCTGTTGAAACTATCTGTATGCTTAATGGTTGTGCCATGATTCATGAGCCCTTAGATACTCAAGTTTTGTCTTGTAGTGGGATAGAGCAAACATTTCAGTGTTAGCTTTAGCAAGAACATGTATTAATTCAGAGTTTTGTATTTCTAACGGCTTGTTATGCCTCATTTGTTGAAACCATACTATAAGGCTCAAACACACGCAGaattaattaaaaatgtgtttgACAGAATCAGCTTATTTTGTGACCTGTTTATTAATTACTACTTAAATGCGGAAGCTTGACTTTAATTTAATACAATTGTTTAACTGTGCAGTTATTTAACAAAAACTGAAAGATCTGTCTGTAACTCTGCTGCAtatcattctttcttcttcattttccTGCTTGAACAGCATCAAATTGCTGGTTTACGTACCTATTGAGATCTACTTCTGAATCAATGTTGATGCAAGTGAGAAATTTGCCACTGATTAATAGTACTTGGGAAACTTATTACAGGTTTGAGAGTCTATGTCACTTAAGAAGTGCATAGCTGTTGTCTGATTTACTGTATTCAAGCTTGTGAGTGCCAGAGTATACTACTACAATAAGCTGTACATAGATACCTTTTTCTGTGTTTCAAATATCCTTTCAAATGTCAGAGATTGATATGGCTGTCATAAAGCCTGAGGTAAGTTTATTGTGTTGTTTTCCCTTTGATCATAATGAACAGAGGTAAGGTACATCCTACTTTCTATTctcttattttacattttaggttATGAACCATTTACTATATATCCTACAATAGTGCAGGTTCTTTTGTATTCTTTAGGGTTCCTTTTGTAGGTATAAATGACATGTTGTTCATTATTACATGTACTTCTCTAGCAAATACAATATCCTGGGTATTTATCAAAATATTTAGCTCTGGTGTAACATGGGCCTAATTACCGTGCTGTGAACAattattgtttgtttgtttttttaacCATTATGTGTATAACTTCCTTAAGATAGGCAAGTTTGatatttattatttgtattaGAGCAGATTCTTTTGTATTCTTTAGGATTCCTTTTGTAGGCATAAATGACATATTGTTCATTATTACATGTACTTCTCTAGCAAATACGTATCCTGGGTATTTAGCAAAATATTTAGCTCTGGTGTAACATGGACCTAATTACTGTGCTGTGCACAATTATtggttgtttttatttttagcatCATGTGTATAGCCTTCCTTGAGATGGGCtagattgatttttatttttttgtatttttaacaaTTTTGTCTACAACTTCCTTGAGTTTGGTTAGATGGACACCATGTTGTGAATGAAAACTATGTTTCTGTCTGGTGAAATTTGTGCCTTACATAGTTTGCTTGGTAGGGTTCAATGAGTACCCAAAAAATATGCTGTTTGAGTGTTTGAATGATGGGATATGGGTAATTTCAAACTCAGACTGGGTAGAGGAAGGATTGAGTTAACTGTTTAGTTGTTAGATGGCATAGAATTTCTTGTAACAGTTTGCGATCCTGACAATTATACTTTAGTATCCTTGGTTTGTTTTTGAGTATATCCTTAAGTTTTGATTCTGAAGGATTGTCGGATTTGTCTCAGATAATGAAGTCTTATATTTGGCTTCAAACTGTTGATGGCTCAATCCAACAAGTTGAACAGGAGATTGCAATGTTCTGTCCCATGATATGTCATGAAGTTATACAAAAAGGCATGGGATCCTCCAAGAATTATGCTATATCTCTTCCCCAGCAAGTCAATCCTGCCATGTTAAGTCTAATCCTCGATTATTGTCGGTTTCATCAGGTGCCTGGCCGCTCGAACAAGGTAGGTTCAACGTAATTCTCAATTAGCATTTGCCTCTTATGTCTGATGCTCTCCTCTTGCTTTCTTTAGTAGATGTTTAATCTTTCTGGAGTGGCATAAATGGAGCCAAAAAATTCCATTCTTTAGGTATAGAATGGCTTTCTTTGTATACTTGTTTCCTTAGCCACTTCTTTTTGCAAAAGGAAGAAGGAAAACATGTTTCTAGGATATTCAATTCCATATAACAAACTGACTCTGATCTTCCTTGTTTCCTTCCTTTGCATGTTCTTGTTCCTGTTTGAAGGAGCGCAAATCTTTTGATGAGAAGTTTATCCGAATGGACACAAAGAGGCTCTGTGAGTTGACATCTGCCGCTGACAGCCTTCAGTTAAAGCCTCTAGTTGATCTTACTAGTCGTGCCCTTGCACGAATTATTGAAGGGAAAGCTCCTGAGGAGATACGTGAGATATTTCATTTGCCTGATGATCTTACTGAGGTGTCTGGTGCTAGTGGAACCTGCTTTATTTTTTATCTGTTCTCTTAATCTCTTTTCTTATTTTAGTACTTACTTTGTTGGTTTAGGAAGAAAAGCTGGAGCCTCTGAAAAATGCCACCGATGACCCACGCATTCGACTGTTAAATAGATTGTATGCAAAAAAGAGAAAGGAACTAAAAGAGAGGGAGAAACTAAAGGTGACTGGGCTCTTGTTTTCTGCTGCTTTCATGCTGGTTATTTATTAACTGTTCTGCTTTACTTCTTACTTCTTAGTAGCATGTTTATATGGTTGACATTGCTTTGTCAATTAATTTTTCAAGGCGTCATTTTTCAACTCCTTACTTAAAAAATGCATGCAAATAAGTCGGGATTTCTATGTTTCAGAATGTTGAGGTTGACGAAGAGCTTGTTGATGATCGTTCAGTTGATGACCTCTTGTCATTTATTAATGGAGATGATGGAGGTATACTTAAGTTTTTCTCTAACATAGATTGTCagcatatatttatttttccgtCCAAATGATTGTAGTTCTGTATAGCTTTCTGTGTTTCATGACTATTTTGGTTGGTTGACCTGCTTAAATTAGCAGAAGAGATGGTTTTACTGATTAAATACCTCCTCCTATAAAGAATAGTTTAGCACTTTTGCTCCTGTGGTTGCGTCTCATGTGTCAATCCCGATGTCAAAATGTCTTCTATTTCTCTGCAGTCATTTGTTAGTGTGAGGAACTGAGGAGTGAATGATAGTGGCCAAAATTGAAGAAAAGCAAATTGTTTTGTGTTCCTTTATCATAATCCTGTTTGATGGTAAATTATGAAGACATCAAAAGGATAGGACCTTTCTTGGAAGATGTTACAAGATGACCTGTTTCGAACTTTTTATAGCATAGGATTAAAAAATAATTGATGTTTCCTTCAGTCATCATGGTCTAGGAACTTAATCTAGAATAATTTTCCAACAAACTACAGTTAAAAATTGTTGAGATTTCAGGCTCTTTTATGGATATCTCGTAATGGATAAATTGTTTAAAATTCTAATTCTACATAAGTTTTATACACCACAATTGTAATCTTTTAAAGTTGTGCTGCTTTTATGTATACCAGAAACCTCCCAGTCTTCTTTTTTTAGTTCTTTCTGAAGGCCTTATAGGAGGTAAGGGAATTTTATTTTGCAGATTCTAAAGGGATTAAAACTTCAAAGAGTAAAAAGAAGAACCGAAGAAGAAAAGATTTGCAGAAGAGCACGTCTGCTCATGAGGCCACTAAAAACCATAATAAGGTCTGGACCTCTCCATtcatcctttttctttctttcaatacTGTCAGGTTTCTGAAGTTCTCATGTTCAGGAGTCAAATGGTCTTAACTCTGTATGCCGTAGTGCTGAAGTTCGTCAGATTCTGCCCAGTGTTGGTGCTACCACAAACTTACAGGATGTCGAAGATGATATTTTTCCCAATAAGAACGAGTTTGACGATGGTGATATTGATGATGAGATTGATCCGACATTGAAGGAAAAAATTGATAGGTAAGGTGATTTTTCCTTGTAAATCTTCTTCCTTGCTTCTTCTTCTCCACTCTCTGGAGCATTGAAAGACAAAGTGGTCACATTTCCCTGGATTTTGCCATGAGGCTTAGTGTTTGCATATTCTTCAATTGGTAAGCAGACAAAGATGAATATTGTACCTGATGAAGCAACAAAGTTAATATCTTAATAATTATTACATACACGATTTTGGAGGAAATTTATAGATTAGCCCTACCAGTCCTTTTTATGTTGTGTAGGGAGGTGGAAGATTTTGCCCGTAGATTGAATTCAGATTGGCCGGAAAGAAtgcaagaaattctctctttagGCCAAGAAAAGAAACCAGTGCATTTGTCACTTAATGGCAAGGGTTCATAAGGAGATATGCAGGTATGCTGCTCTCTCTTTTCTTTCGTAAGTTTTAGTGTCTATGTTACTTGGATTTAGGTGTCAGATACGGATATTTGTTTGACACAAGTATGTTAAAAAGTTTTGAAGCTTTTCCATGTATTTGAAGGGCACATATTCCCGCCCCCATTATCAAATATGTCAGACAGGGATACTTTTAGCAAAATGAAACGTTGGAGCAACATAGTCTAGTGTGGTTGCTTGTGAAAGTTTTAGGGCCTATTCTTCTGTGCTTAAAAAAAGCACTTCTGGCTCTAAAAACACTTTTGGAATAAAAGCTGTGAAGAACAAGCTGTTTTTGACTGGAATTTTTGACTTTTaagaagtgtttttcaaaagcacttttaatAA
Above is a genomic segment from Gossypium arboreum isolate Shixiya-1 chromosome 8, ASM2569848v2, whole genome shotgun sequence containing:
- the LOC108465805 gene encoding SKP1-like protein 21 isoform X1; the protein is MSEIDMAVIKPEIMKSYIWLQTVDGSIQQVEQEIAMFCPMICHEVIQKGMGSSKNYAISLPQQVNPAMLSLILDYCRFHQVPGRSNKERKSFDEKFIRMDTKRLCELTSAADSLQLKPLVDLTSRALARIIEGKAPEEIREIFHLPDDLTEEEKLEPLKNATDDPRIRLLNRLYAKKRKELKEREKLKNVEVDEELVDDRSVDDLLSFINGDDGDSKGIKTSKSKKKNRRRKDLQKSTSAHEATKNHNKESNGLNSVCRSAEVRQILPSVGATTNLQDVEDDIFPNKNEFDDGDIDDEIDPTLKEKIDREVEDFARRLNSDWPERMQEILSLGQEKKPVHLSLNGKGS
- the LOC108465805 gene encoding SKP1-like protein 21 isoform X2; amino-acid sequence: MKSYIWLQTVDGSIQQVEQEIAMFCPMICHEVIQKGMGSSKNYAISLPQQVNPAMLSLILDYCRFHQVPGRSNKERKSFDEKFIRMDTKRLCELTSAADSLQLKPLVDLTSRALARIIEGKAPEEIREIFHLPDDLTEEEKLEPLKNATDDPRIRLLNRLYAKKRKELKEREKLKNVEVDEELVDDRSVDDLLSFINGDDGDSKGIKTSKSKKKNRRRKDLQKSTSAHEATKNHNKESNGLNSVCRSAEVRQILPSVGATTNLQDVEDDIFPNKNEFDDGDIDDEIDPTLKEKIDREVEDFARRLNSDWPERMQEILSLGQEKKPVHLSLNGKGS